In Mastacembelus armatus chromosome 22, fMasArm1.2, whole genome shotgun sequence, a genomic segment contains:
- the ncmap gene encoding noncompact myelin-associated protein, with amino-acid sequence MQSSTVSTVTTTVTSNSTKSKEQILIQSSGAMIAVIVIGIIIILAIVLLILKTYNRRTHASRVLGASQGSKPRPKMSQSTVQSSIPLSTIGATSVSESITNSNPASENGFQLPRTEFNSTEANHIEQSGTSESTVATIHNTSSLGNT; translated from the exons ATGCAATCTTCAACTGTCTCAACTGTGACCACCACAGTAACTTCCAACTCAACCAAGTCCAAAGAACAAATTCTCATTCAGA GTTCTGGGGCTATGATTGCTGTCATCGTCATAGGTATCATCATTATTCTTGCCATTGTACTGCTGATCCTGAAGACATACAACAG GCGGACACATGCATCCAGAGTCCTGGGAGCCAGCCAAGGCTCCAAACCTCGTCCAAAGATGTCACAATCTACAGTTCAGAGCAGCATTCCGCTGAGCACAATAGGAGCCACCTCTGTGTCTGAAAGCATCACTAATTCAAACCCAGCCTCAGAGAACGGCTTCCAGCTGCCCAGAACGGAGTTTAACAGCACGGAGGCAAACCACATAGAGCAGTCCGGCACCAGTGAATCGACTGTGGCCACTATACATAACACTTCTTCATTAGGAAACACATAA